In Labrys wisconsinensis, a single genomic region encodes these proteins:
- a CDS encoding class I SAM-dependent methyltransferase, translated as MTGSLNARMEHTRPSDRIADAVSSKSCRSAVRSSVSSRREISPLNLDSLQMLSRLIDRLAAGGSGAPATGGGMPVSDALPFFRAWISNPLRVAAVAPSSGAVAALMTQDITPRTGPVLELGPGTGPFTYALLERGVPERDLTLVEYDRDLARLLEQRFPQARVLQMDAERLRDAGLFDVAPVGAVISGLGILSMPRRKVIAILTGAFGCMHRGGAFYQITYGLRCPVPGEILDLLGLQATHVGRTFRNIPPAAVYRITRRGPARLALA; from the coding sequence ATGACAGGTTCCCTCAATGCGAGGATGGAACACACGAGGCCGTCCGATCGAATCGCTGATGCCGTGTCCTCCAAAAGCTGTCGCTCCGCTGTTCGGTCATCCGTCTCCTCCCGGCGAGAGATTTCGCCGCTCAACCTGGATAGCTTGCAAATGCTCTCGAGACTTATCGACCGCCTGGCGGCAGGCGGAAGTGGCGCTCCAGCGACAGGGGGCGGCATGCCGGTTTCTGACGCCCTGCCGTTCTTTCGCGCCTGGATCAGCAATCCGCTCCGGGTGGCGGCCGTGGCGCCTTCGAGCGGCGCCGTGGCGGCCCTGATGACGCAGGATATCACGCCGCGCACCGGACCGGTTCTCGAACTCGGCCCGGGGACCGGTCCCTTCACCTACGCGCTCCTGGAGCGGGGCGTACCGGAGCGGGACCTGACGCTCGTCGAATATGACCGCGACCTCGCCCGGCTGCTCGAGCAGCGCTTTCCGCAGGCGCGGGTGTTGCAGATGGATGCGGAGCGGCTGCGCGACGCCGGCCTGTTCGACGTCGCCCCCGTTGGGGCCGTCATCAGCGGGCTTGGGATTCTCTCGATGCCGCGGCGCAAAGTGATCGCCATTCTGACCGGCGCTTTCGGCTGCATGCATCGAGGAGGCGCCTTCTATCAGATCACCTATGGCCTTCGCTGCCCGGTCCCAGGAGAGATTCTCGATCTCCTGGGTCTCCAGGCTACACATGTCGGCCGGACGTTCCGCAACATTCCGCCGGCGGCCGTCTATCGCATCACCCGGCGCGGGCCGGCCCGTCTTGCCTTGGCCTGA
- a CDS encoding response regulator transcription factor — translation MRVLLVEDEPEMVSALRAALIRHDMIVDRAPSLAEAKATLAEGVHDAVLLDRQLPDGDGLSLIPILRASGNAVPVLVLTARGDLVDRVAGLDNGADDYLGKPFAFEELLARLRALLRRPAHVQSDIVRVARLSFDFGHSEVSVEGKPLEMPRRELLVLEALVRRMGRMVLRSFLMEAVFGLDDEIQSNALDTHVSRLRRKLADADAGVTINGIRGVGYLLRETP, via the coding sequence ATGCGTGTGCTTCTGGTGGAAGACGAGCCGGAAATGGTTTCCGCGCTCCGCGCCGCCCTGATCCGACATGATATGATTGTCGACCGCGCTCCGAGCCTCGCCGAAGCGAAGGCGACCCTCGCCGAGGGTGTGCACGACGCGGTTCTGCTGGATCGGCAGTTGCCGGACGGCGATGGCCTGTCCCTGATCCCGATCCTGCGCGCCAGCGGCAACGCCGTGCCGGTGCTCGTCCTAACGGCGCGCGGCGATCTCGTCGACCGGGTCGCGGGCCTCGACAACGGCGCCGACGACTATCTCGGCAAGCCGTTCGCCTTCGAGGAACTGCTGGCGCGATTGCGCGCGCTCCTGCGCCGTCCGGCCCATGTGCAATCGGACATTGTCCGGGTGGCCCGGCTTTCGTTCGACTTCGGCCACAGCGAGGTGAGCGTCGAGGGGAAGCCGCTGGAAATGCCCCGCCGCGAACTTCTGGTGCTCGAGGCGCTGGTGCGGCGCATGGGCCGCATGGTGCTGCGCTCCTTCCTGATGGAAGCCGTCTTCGGCCTGGATGACGAGATCCAGTCCAATGCCCTCGACACGCATGTTTCGAGGCTGCGCCGCAAGCTCGCCGACGCGGATGCCGGCGTGACCATCAACGGCATTCGGGGTGTCGGATACCTCCTGCGCGAGACGCCATGA
- a CDS encoding DedA family protein, which yields MEMSPAVAMLLSFGLAGVGCLAAAEKFIPVFPSYVLLMFIGIAVSDRGMLALTIMATVIGSVIGSLGWYGVGRALGSQRVETMVAGYGRYVFLSLSLYRRLTNSYRRNHFWATLIGHTIPTVRVYLGLPAGVLRLDPRVFLAATALGSLAWNAPFVSLGYCLRDSGHDPVSLGLGVAAVLVASEFAILWAVRFAMRFFADARRHDHTSTAACRGQADG from the coding sequence ATGGAAATGTCCCCTGCCGTCGCGATGCTCCTGAGCTTCGGGCTTGCCGGCGTCGGCTGCCTCGCTGCCGCGGAAAAATTCATCCCTGTCTTTCCATCCTACGTCCTGCTGATGTTCATCGGGATTGCCGTTTCCGACCGCGGAATGCTGGCCCTGACGATCATGGCCACCGTGATCGGCTCGGTCATCGGCTCGCTCGGTTGGTACGGGGTCGGCCGGGCGCTCGGCTCGCAACGGGTCGAAACCATGGTTGCCGGCTACGGGCGCTACGTGTTCCTCAGCCTCTCCCTCTATCGCCGGCTGACGAATTCCTACCGACGAAACCATTTCTGGGCGACGCTCATCGGCCACACCATTCCGACCGTGAGGGTCTATCTCGGCCTGCCGGCGGGTGTGCTGAGGCTCGATCCGCGGGTGTTTCTCGCGGCGACGGCGCTTGGCAGCCTGGCTTGGAACGCGCCGTTCGTAAGCCTCGGCTACTGCCTTCGCGATAGCGGCCACGACCCCGTCAGCCTCGGCCTGGGGGTGGCCGCCGTCCTTGTCGCGTCGGAATTCGCGATCCTCTGGGCCGTGCGCTTCGCCATGAGGTTTTTCGCAGACGCGCGCCGTCATGACCATACGTCGACGGCCGCGTGTCGTGGCCAGGCCGACGGATGA
- a CDS encoding L,D-transpeptidase codes for MSKQSGRGALAALLSLCCATGALAREEVSFDPSVRPGTIVVVTHERRLYFVTDQGQAIRYPVGVGRAGKQWRGASYVDGKYVNPAWSPPEDVKRDHPEMPDVIPGGSPRNPMGVAALTLAGDQYAIHGTTKAMRRSVGTYASYGCIRMLNEDVTDLYQRVRVGTPVLVMP; via the coding sequence ATGTCAAAACAGAGTGGACGGGGCGCCTTGGCGGCGCTCCTGTCGCTGTGCTGCGCCACCGGCGCGCTCGCGCGGGAAGAGGTGTCGTTCGACCCGTCGGTGCGGCCGGGCACCATCGTCGTCGTCACCCATGAGCGGCGGCTCTATTTCGTCACCGACCAGGGCCAGGCCATCCGCTACCCCGTCGGCGTCGGCCGGGCGGGCAAGCAGTGGCGCGGCGCATCTTATGTCGACGGCAAATATGTCAATCCGGCCTGGTCGCCGCCGGAGGACGTCAAGCGCGACCATCCCGAGATGCCTGATGTCATCCCCGGCGGCTCGCCGAGGAATCCGATGGGCGTCGCCGCCTTGACCCTGGCCGGCGACCAATACGCCATCCACGGCACCACCAAGGCCATGCGGCGCAGCGTCGGCACCTATGCCAGCTATGGCTGCATCCGCATGCTGAACGAGGACGTCACGGACTTGTACCAGCGGGTGAGGGTCGGAACGCCGGTCCTGGTGATGCCGTAG
- a CDS encoding sensor histidine kinase, whose translation MTRRGPRSLKWRLVVRLVIFQTAMLALLVLLVVATLWGTALIVDSYEDGTLDVLKDAVARDADGGLTLSPTTDLAQLRSKVPDLWFLMRDRQGHRLAEGQVPPDFAPIVDGLDHINQARLGWKIGGSYRPDGLVKWVDTAAGDVQILTGTQGQMSLRRLVMGVSAGSLIVILPIFVLMALATLVATPLVVRHALRGLGRAAAQAERIDIDQRGVQLPIEDVPTEIGPLVKAVNDALARLDRGYERHRRFLTDAAHELRTPIAILNTRIASLSPGSEKTRLLEDATRLSVLTGQLLDFQRLDQQVSRFSPVDLTALARRVIVDLAPLAFAAGYEMVFEADEGAIVVAGDQTSLERALANLVQNAIDHGGRCGTITVRIGRAGCVEVCDEGDGIPNEERDRIFEPFHRLNQDGRGAGLGLNLVHEIMRLHGGRIAATDGPSGGACLRMTFPVAPRVASAPSPALEKP comes from the coding sequence ATGACGAGGCGAGGTCCACGCTCCCTCAAATGGCGCCTCGTCGTGCGCCTGGTCATCTTCCAGACGGCCATGCTTGCGCTCCTCGTCCTGCTGGTGGTCGCAACCTTGTGGGGCACGGCGCTCATCGTCGACAGCTATGAAGACGGTACCCTCGACGTCCTGAAGGACGCGGTGGCGCGCGACGCGGATGGCGGCCTGACCCTGAGCCCGACGACGGACCTCGCGCAACTGCGGTCGAAGGTGCCCGACCTCTGGTTCCTGATGCGGGACAGACAAGGGCATCGACTGGCGGAAGGCCAGGTTCCGCCGGATTTCGCACCGATCGTCGATGGGCTCGACCACATCAACCAGGCGCGGCTCGGATGGAAAATCGGAGGCTCGTACCGTCCCGACGGGCTGGTGAAATGGGTCGACACCGCCGCCGGCGACGTCCAGATCCTGACCGGCACGCAGGGTCAGATGTCGTTGCGCAGGCTCGTCATGGGAGTGTCCGCCGGCTCCCTGATCGTTATCCTGCCCATCTTCGTTCTCATGGCGCTGGCGACGCTCGTGGCGACGCCGCTCGTCGTCCGCCACGCCCTGCGCGGATTGGGCCGGGCGGCGGCGCAGGCGGAGCGCATCGACATCGACCAGCGCGGCGTGCAACTGCCGATCGAGGATGTGCCCACCGAGATCGGTCCCCTGGTCAAGGCGGTGAACGACGCCCTCGCCCGACTCGACAGGGGGTATGAGCGGCACAGGCGTTTTCTCACCGATGCCGCGCATGAACTGCGCACGCCGATCGCCATCCTGAACACACGGATCGCGTCGCTTTCACCCGGCTCCGAGAAGACCCGCCTGCTCGAGGACGCCACCCGCCTGTCGGTCCTGACCGGACAACTTCTCGATTTCCAGCGCCTCGATCAGCAAGTCAGCCGGTTCTCGCCAGTCGACCTCACCGCCCTTGCCCGGCGGGTCATCGTCGACCTCGCCCCGCTGGCCTTCGCCGCCGGCTACGAAATGGTCTTCGAGGCGGACGAGGGGGCGATCGTCGTGGCAGGGGACCAGACCTCCCTCGAGCGCGCCCTGGCCAACCTGGTGCAGAACGCCATCGACCATGGCGGCCGATGCGGAACCATCACGGTGCGCATCGGGCGGGCGGGCTGCGTCGAAGTTTGCGACGAGGGAGACGGCATCCCGAACGAAGAGCGGGACCGAATATTCGAGCCGTTCCATCGGCTGAACCAGGACGGCCGGGGCGCCGGACTGGGCCTCAATCTGGTGCACGAGATCATGCGGCTGCACGGCGGCCGCATCGCGGCCACGGACGGCCCGTCCGGAGGCGCTTGCCTGAGGATGACCTTTCCGGTGGCTCCGCGCGTGGCTTCGGCGCCGTCTCCGGCCTTGGAGAAGCCGTAG
- a CDS encoding ribonuclease activity regulator RraA, with product MAGLSEETRARLRTVSTATLCTALYKRGLRNQFIQDVHPLNANLPTMVGEAYTLRYIPAREDLNPISVFQDRAHPQRKAVEECPPGAVLVIDSRKDARAASAGGILVSRLMTRGVAGVVTDGGFRDSPEIARLSIPAYHNRPSAPTNLTHHQALDINVPIGCGDVPVWPGDVVVGDGEGVVVVPAHLADEIAAEAVEMTAFEDFVTEEVLKGRSILGLYPATEERTKTDFAAWRAARGR from the coding sequence ATGGCGGGACTGAGCGAGGAGACGCGGGCGCGATTGAGGACGGTCAGCACCGCCACGCTGTGCACGGCGCTCTACAAGCGCGGGCTGCGCAACCAGTTCATCCAGGACGTGCACCCGCTGAACGCGAACCTGCCGACCATGGTGGGTGAGGCCTACACGCTGCGCTATATCCCGGCGCGCGAGGACCTCAATCCCATCAGCGTGTTCCAGGACCGTGCCCATCCCCAGCGCAAGGCCGTGGAGGAATGCCCGCCCGGCGCCGTGCTGGTGATCGACAGCCGCAAGGACGCGCGTGCCGCCTCGGCCGGCGGCATCCTGGTGTCGCGCCTGATGACGCGCGGCGTCGCCGGTGTCGTCACCGATGGCGGCTTCCGCGATTCCCCCGAGATCGCCCGGCTTTCGATCCCCGCCTATCACAACCGGCCCTCGGCCCCGACCAACCTCACCCATCACCAGGCGCTCGACATCAACGTGCCGATCGGCTGCGGCGACGTGCCGGTCTGGCCGGGCGACGTGGTCGTCGGCGACGGCGAGGGCGTGGTCGTCGTCCCGGCGCATCTCGCCGACGAGATCGCCGCGGAGGCGGTGGAGATGACCGCGTTCGAGGATTTCGTCACCGAGGAGGTGCTGAAGGGCCGCTCGATCCTCGGCCTCTACCCCGCCACCGAGGAGAGGACGAAAACGGATTTCGCGGCATGGCGGGCGGCGCGCGGACGCTGA
- the araD gene encoding L-arabinonate dehydratase, with product MTPGKTPETLRSARWFAPDDLRSFGHRSRIMQMGYAPEDWAGRPIIAILNTWSDINPCHAHFKQRVEDVKRGVLQAGGFPIELPAISLAEQYVKPTTMLYRNLLAMDVEELIRSHPVDGVVLMGGCDKTTPALLMGATSAGLPAIYLPAGAMLRGNWKGKVLGSGSDAWKYWDERRAGTITDADWLDMQGGIARSHGTCMTMGTASTMTAIAEAIGMTLPGASSIPAPDSNHMRMSAECGRRIVEMVWEDLTPAQIQTRGAFLNAIAVAMAMGCSTNAIIHVIAQARRAGQDIGLDDFEAASRVVPVLANVRPSGDTYLMEDFFYAGGLPGLLSRIRGHLDLGALTVTGRTLGETIEGAAIYNDDVIRPLDNPVYAEGALAVLRGNLAPDGCVIKPSACDPRFLRHEGPALVFDDYPAMKAAIDDEALDVSPDHVLVLRNAGPQGGPGMPEWGMLPIPKKLVKQGVRDMVRLSDARMSGTSYGACILHVSPESHVGGPLALVRTGDRIRLDVAARRIDLVVPEAELARRRAAWTPPAPHYERGYGWMFTRHIRQAHEGCDFDFLETQFGAPVGEPSIF from the coding sequence ATGACACCAGGAAAAACGCCGGAGACGCTGCGCAGCGCCCGCTGGTTCGCGCCGGACGACCTGCGCAGCTTCGGGCACCGCTCGCGCATCATGCAGATGGGTTATGCGCCTGAGGATTGGGCCGGCCGGCCGATCATCGCCATCCTCAACACCTGGTCCGACATCAATCCCTGCCACGCCCATTTCAAGCAGCGTGTCGAGGACGTGAAGCGCGGCGTGCTGCAGGCCGGCGGCTTTCCCATCGAGCTGCCGGCGATCTCGCTCGCCGAGCAATATGTCAAGCCGACCACCATGCTCTATCGCAACCTCCTGGCGATGGACGTGGAGGAACTGATCCGCTCGCACCCCGTCGACGGCGTCGTGCTGATGGGCGGCTGCGACAAGACCACGCCGGCGCTTCTGATGGGCGCCACCAGCGCCGGCCTGCCGGCGATCTACCTGCCGGCCGGCGCGATGCTGCGCGGCAACTGGAAGGGCAAGGTGCTGGGCTCGGGCTCCGACGCCTGGAAATACTGGGACGAGCGCCGCGCCGGCACCATCACCGACGCCGACTGGCTCGACATGCAGGGCGGCATCGCCAGGAGCCACGGCACCTGCATGACCATGGGCACGGCCAGCACCATGACCGCCATCGCCGAGGCGATCGGCATGACGCTGCCCGGCGCCTCCTCGATTCCCGCCCCGGATTCCAACCATATGCGGATGAGCGCCGAATGCGGGCGGCGCATCGTCGAGATGGTCTGGGAGGACCTGACGCCGGCGCAGATCCAGACGCGCGGCGCCTTCCTCAACGCCATCGCCGTCGCCATGGCGATGGGCTGCTCGACCAATGCCATCATCCATGTCATCGCCCAGGCGCGCCGGGCCGGCCAGGACATCGGCCTCGACGATTTCGAGGCCGCGAGCCGGGTCGTGCCGGTGCTGGCCAATGTCCGGCCGAGCGGCGACACCTATCTCATGGAGGACTTCTTCTATGCCGGCGGGTTGCCGGGCCTGCTGTCGCGCATCCGCGGTCACCTCGACCTCGGCGCGCTCACCGTCACCGGCCGGACCCTGGGGGAGACCATCGAAGGCGCCGCGATCTACAATGACGACGTCATCCGTCCGCTCGACAACCCGGTCTATGCCGAAGGGGCGCTCGCCGTGCTGCGCGGCAACCTGGCCCCGGACGGCTGCGTCATCAAGCCGAGCGCCTGCGACCCGCGCTTCCTCCGCCACGAGGGGCCGGCGCTGGTCTTCGACGACTATCCCGCCATGAAGGCGGCGATCGACGACGAGGCCCTCGACGTCTCGCCCGACCATGTTCTGGTGCTGCGCAATGCCGGCCCGCAGGGCGGCCCGGGCATGCCGGAATGGGGCATGCTGCCGATCCCGAAGAAGCTGGTGAAGCAGGGGGTGCGCGACATGGTGCGCCTCTCCGACGCCCGCATGAGCGGCACCAGCTACGGCGCCTGCATCCTGCATGTCTCGCCGGAATCCCATGTCGGCGGGCCGCTCGCCCTGGTCAGGACCGGCGACCGCATCCGGCTCGACGTCGCCGCGCGCCGCATCGACCTCGTCGTGCCCGAGGCGGAGCTCGCCCGCCGCCGCGCCGCCTGGACCCCGCCGGCGCCGCACTACGAGCGCGGCTATGGCTGGATGTTCACCCGGCACATCCGCCAGGCGCACGAGGGCTGCGACTTCGACTTCCTGGAAACGCAATTCGGCGCGCCGGTCGGCGAGCCGTCGATCTTCTGA